Within Clostridiisalibacter paucivorans DSM 22131, the genomic segment TATAACTATATCATAAGGAGCAAAAACTAAAGCAAATGTCATAGCAAGAGAAATGGAAAAGCCAATTATGAACACATTCTCCAAGGGTTTGAACATTGTAAAATTGCCATTTAACTCTAAGGCATTTTTTTTATATATATGTATAGATATAAGAGAAAATACAATAGTTAGAACTAATAATGTTATACATTTAGGCATAAAGTTATCATAAATTATTAAATCTTTACTTAAAATGTTGTGCTCAGGATTAAAATAAAAACTGTGCTCACTGGTATTATATAATGCGAATACCAATTTTTCTATTATATTGGAGGGTGATAAATCACTGTAATTGATAGATGTCAGTCGCACTATAGTTTCTTCACCCATTTCTATAAACCAAAGTGGGAATAAAAGCATTATGGGAGAGATTATACTTGCCGCCGATACATTCCCCATTAAACTTTGTATACCCATAAAAAATGCAAATCCTGCAGTGAATGTTAGAGTATTTATCAGGAACCATTGAAATAATTGTGACACGCTTATATATGGACCTAAGATATCTGAATTAGAAAAATATGAAATAATAATAAATATGAAACTAATGAGCATGGTGGAAATAATAGCTGTAAATCCTAAAAATAGCTTATTTACTATTATTTCTTCCCTTGTAAAGGGCATAGATGATATTAAATTAGCGTTTTGATTTCTCAAATCATAAAATAAAAAAGCCGCTATAAATATGAGTATTCCAAACATGAAAAATTGAATATCAAAAATATTAAATACATTCTTGGCAAATAAATTTGCTATTTCTATATTTGTAATATCTGGCATAAATTCCTTATAGTTCTGAATATTCATGATTATTTTTAAATTTTTTAATACGAAAGTCAATCCCAATAGAGAAGCGAATAACCATTGGGTCCTTTTCCATTCTTTATAAATCAATGCTTTGTTTAACATGAATTTACCTCCTACTAAATATTATCGCACCTCTAAATTTCCCTCTGTAGAATACATAAACATATCCTCTAAACTCAAATTAATTTCTTCTATAAATTCTACATTGGTGTTTTTCAGTTTATTATAAAAATCTACACTATAATTATTGGTTACTATATAAAACACTCTGCCTATTTGAGATACATCTAATACTTCAGGCCATTCCTTAAGATTATCTGGTGGAGATGACCTAAACACTACTTGGAATTTTCTTATCTGCTTTTTCATATTATCTAAAGAACTGGCAAACACTATATGACCATTATCAATAATAGCTATATCATCGCATACTCGTTCTAGTTCTCCTAGGTTATGGGAAGATATTAGTACTGTGGTCTTACGTTCTGCGACATCTTCTAAAACCATATTTAGCACATCTCTCTTTGCTCTAGGATCTAATCCTGAAGTGGGTTCATCCATTATAAGTATATGGGGCATAACACTTAAATTTAGCATTATAGATACCCTCATCTTCATTCCCTTAGATAAATTTTTTATATGTTTATTTGTATCTATATTAAAGGAACGATTTAATTCATTGAATCTTTCTATATTAAAATTGCTATAAGCGTTCTTAAAAAAATCTATCAAATTTTTGACTTTGAAATTTTTATAAAAGTTGTTTTCATCAGCTATGTATCCCATTTTCATCTTTAATTTAGCATTCTCAAATACGGTTTCATCGTCTATCTTTATATTACCTTTGTCATTTTTATATATACCAGTAAGACATTTAATCAATGTGGTTTTACCAGAGCCATTGGGACCTATTAATCCCAAAATAGTACCTTTTTTAACATTTAAATTTATATCTTTTAATATTTCTTTATCGGATATATTTTTATATAATGATTCTATTTGTATCATGATTTCAATTTCCCTCCAATTCACCATAGATTTTATCTATGATACTCAATAGTCTATCCTTATCTATACCTATATAATGGGCCTCTACTATAATTTTTTTAATCATTTTAGTCAATTGCACAATCCTATCCTCCTCCATTTTGGGATTATAATCTTTAGATACATATGTGCCTCTTCCCTTAATGGTGACTATAACCTTCTGTCTTTCTAATTCACTATAAGCCTTGCTTACTGTATTGGGGTTTATCAATAATTGAGAAGACAAATTTCTTACAGAGGGCAATTTATCCTGTGGTTGAAGTATACCCTTTAGTATATTTTCTTTTACTGAATCCACTATTTGTTCATATATAGGTTTGCTATTACTGGGATCTATATTAATCACAATGTTCACCTCCATCAAAGACCTAAATGTACTAATACAACTAATACACTTAATACAGTATTATTATAAACATTATTTTCAAAAAAGTAAAGGGTTTTTTAATTTTTATTGAAAATATTGGTATAATATATATTAGGTAAAAAAATAGATAAGGAGAAGGAATTATGAAAGAAGCTATATTTTTAGATAGAGATGGAGTGTTAAATGACAATAAGAAACCTGTAAATAGTCCAGAGGATTTAGTATTATATCCTAATGTAAAGGAAGCCCTAAATAAGTTGCAAAATGCAGGCTATGAACTTTTTGTGGTTACTAATCAAGGTGGAATAGAGTTGGGATACATATCTGAAAAAGATTTAGAAAAAATTCACAAAAGGTTACTGGATGAATTGAAACAATATTGCAAGATAACAGAGATAGCCTATTGTCCCTATTATCATAAAAAATCCTATGATAGAAAACCCCAACCGGGAATGATATTAAAGCTTTCTAAAAAATATAATATAAACTTAAAAAGAAGTTGGATGATAGGGGATATGAACACAGATGTAGAAGCAGGAATAAGGGCTGGGTGTAAAACGGCCAAAATAGGAAAGAATTTTCACAAGGCAGATGTAGTGGGAAAAGATTTAATGGAAGTTGTGGATAGGATTCTTACTTGACAAAACCAGTATATTTGGTATATTATTAATCAAAATGTATATGTTAATTGCTATGATGGGGATAGTATTAAAGAGAGGATGTTTACAGAGAATTAATCGTTATATGGTGAGAGATTATGACTGATTCCTTTAAGAAGATCACCCTTGAGCTGGATGTCTGAAAGCATGGTCAATTAGGATGTCACGGTTAATCCGTTATATTTCAATGAGAGACAGGGTGTATTTTGCCCTGTAATCAGGGTGGTACCACGGCTAATTCGTCCCTAAGTCTTTTGACTTAGGGACTTTTATTTTATGGAGTGAAGAACAGTCGTTAGTTGGTAGCATAATGAAGAGAACCTACAATTCTCTACCAACTACCGACTACCAATTGCCAACTGTGAACTAAAAATAGAAAGGGTGAAAAAATTGGCTAAATTTAAAGAATTATATAATTCTTCAATAAGTGAAAGCGAAAAAAATATCTCAGACTTTTGGAATGATATTGATATTTTGCAAAAGAGTATAGAAAATAGGGACGGTAAAGAGCCTTTTATTTTTTATGAGGGGCCTCCTACAGCCAACGGTAGACCTGGTATTCACCATGTTATGGCTAGAACATTGAAGGATTCAGTATGTAGATATAAGACTATGAAGGGTTATCAAGTTAAGAGAAAAGCAGGATGGGATACCCATGGACTTCCTGTAGAAATCGAAGTGGAGAAAAAGCTTGGATTAAGTGACAAACAGGACATAGAGAATTATGGCCTTGCAGAATTTAACAAGAAATGTCGAGAGTCTGTATTTGAATATGAAGGTCTATGGAGAAAGATGACAGAAAGAATGGCATATGCCATAGATTTGGATAATCCTTATATAACATTGAACAATGACTATATAGAGTCTGTATGGTGGATTTTAGATAAGTTCAATAAAGAAGGATTCATGTATGAGGGACATAAGATACTCCCTTATTGTACTAGATGTGGTACTGGATTGGCATCTCATGAGGTTGCTCAAGGATACGAAGAAATAAAGACTGTGACTGTAACTGCAAAGTTCAAATTAAAGGATAAGGATGAATATTTTCTAGTTTGGACTACTACTCCATGGACTTTGGCATCAAACGTGGCATTGACAGTACATCCTGATGTTGACTATATAAAGATAGCAGCTCAAGATGAGGTGTATTATGTAGCTAAAGACTTAGCAGACGAAGTAATGGGAGATATAGAGTACAAAGTATTGGAAGAAATGAAGGGTAAGGATTTGGAATATATAGAATATGATCAAATAATGCCCTTTGTTAAACCAGATAAAAAGGCGTTCTTTGTAACATGTGCCGATTATGTAACTACTGAGGATGGAACAGGTATAGTTCATACAGCACCTGCATTTGGTGAGGATGACTATAATACAGGAGTTAGATATAATCTTCCAGTAGTACAGCCTGTGGGAGAAGATGGAAAGTATAACGACACGCCATGGAAGGGCATGTTTGTTATGGATGCCGATATCGAGATTATAAAATGGCTATATGAGGAAAATAAGCTATTTAAGAAAGAAAAAATGGCCCACAATTATCCCCATTGTTGGAGATGTAAGACTCCTCTTTTATACTATGCAAAACCTAGTTGGTATATAGAGATGACTAAGTTGAAGGATCAGCTCATAAAGAATAATAATGAAGTAGAGTGGTATCCTGATTTTGTGGGAGAAAAGAGATTTGGAAATTGGCTTGAAAACTTAAATGATTGGGCTATTTCTAGAAGTAGATATTGGGGAACACCTCTTAATCTTTGGAGATGTGAATGTGGTCATGTAGAGAGTGTAGGCTCAAGGAAAGAACTTGTGGAAAAGGCCGTTGAAGATATAGATGAAAGTATAGAGTTGCATAGACCATATGTGGATGATGTCCATATTAAGTGTTCTAAATGTGGAGGAACTATGACAAGGGTACCTGATGTAATTGACTGTTGGTTTGATAGTGGATCCATGCCATTTGCACAACACCATTATCCCTTTGAGAACAAGGAAAACTTTGATGAACTATTCCCAGCAGATTTCATCTGTGAAGGTATAGATCAAACTAGAGGATGGTTCTATTCTCTTTTAGCCATCTCCACATTTGTAACTGGAAAATCTTCGTATAAGAGGGTATTGGTAAATGATCTTATATTAGATAAAGATGGAAAGAAAATGTCTAAATCTAGGGGAAATACTGTTGACCCATTTGAATTATTCGACAAATATGGGGCGGATGCATTGAGATGGTATCTATTATATGTATCTCCTGCATGGACTCCAACAAAGTTTGATGAAGACGGACTAAAGGAAGTATTGAGTAAATTCTTTGGAACTATAAAGAATGTATATAATTTCTTTGCATTATATGCCAATACTGATGATGTAGATCCTAGAGAATTTTTTATAGAATATAAGGACAGACCAGAACTAGATAGATGGATATTATCTAAATATAATTCCATGGTTAAAGCAGTGACTGAGAATTTAGAGGTATTTGATTTGACTAAGGCAGTAAGAAGAGTTCAAGACTTTGTAAATGAAGATTTATCTAATTGGTATATAAGAAGGTCTAGAAGAAGATTTTGGGATACAGATTTAGATAGTGACAAAAAATCAGTTTACAATACCACATATGAAGTTTTAGTTGGTATATCTCAATTAGTAGCACCTTTTGCACCTTATCTTTCAGAAGAAATATATAAGAAATTGACAGGAGAAACATCAGTACATTTAAGTGATTACCCTGTGGCTAAAAAAGAATTGATTGACACAGATTTAGAATATAAGATGGACCTTGTTAGAGAATTAGTAGGATTGGGAAGGGCATCTAGGGAATCAGTAAGGATTAAAGTAAGGCAACCATTACAAAAGGTATTAGTTGATGGAAAATATGAAGAGACTATATCCGATGTAGTACCTCTAATCAAGGAAGAATTAAATGTAAAAGAGGTAGTATTTGCCAAAGACCTTAAACAATATATGAACTTCAATTTAAAGCCAAACTTTAGAGTGGCAGGTCCTGAATTGGGACCTAAGATTAAAGTATTTAGCAAGGTATTGGCATCTTTAGATGGATCCGAGGTAGTACCTAAGATAGAAGCTGGTGAAGGAATAGTAGTAGATCTAGATGGAGAAGAATTTAAAGTTACCAGTGAATATGTGGAAGTAAATATAACAGCAAAAGAAGGATTTAATGTATCTATGGATGATAATCTGTTCGTTATATTGGATACTACGTTGAATGAAGAATTACTTAATGAGGGATTCGCTAGAGAATTTATATCTAAAGTTCAACAGATGAGAAAGAACAATGGATATGAGATGATGGATAATATTAAAATATATTATCATGGAGATGAAGATATAGTTAAAGCTGTAGATGTTTACAGAGATTATATTATGCAGGAGACATTAGCTGTTGAAGTGATTGAGGCAGAGGATAGTGATTTTGAAAAATATAATTTAAATGACCATGAGACAGGATTAAAACTTGAAAAAGTAAACTAAAAAAAGAGGGTATACCCTCTTTTTTTTAGTTGTTAACTACTTATTTTAAATGACATATATAATTGATAAATGCAAATATTAAGCATATATGGTATATTATATATTGAAACAGATATAATGAATAAAGTAAACGGGAGATGAAATAGTGGGAGAGATAATAAAGGCTTTTATATTTATATTTGTAGCTGAGATGGGAGACAAGACTCAAATATTGGCGATGACCTTTGCTACCAAATATTCTGTAAAAAAGGTGTTATTGGGAGTGTTTTTAGGGTCACTGTTGAACCATGGAATAGCAGTAGCGTTGGGTTCCTATCTATCTAATAAAATTCCTCTAAATCTAGTGCAACTATTTGCTGGAATATTGTTTATAGGATTTGGGCTTTGGACCTTAAAACCAGAAGGTGATGAAGATGATCAAGATGCGAAGGGAAATGGTTTAGGCCCTGTATTGACAGTAGCTATGGCTTTTTTTATAGGAGAGCTTGGAGATAAAACCCAGCTCACTGCAATGACATTGGCAACTGAATCATCATATCCTCTATTTATATTGATGGGTACAGTATTGGGGATGGTATTTACCAGCAGTATTGGTATATTTGTGGGAAGTAAGATTGGAGATAAGATCCCTGAGATTGCAATAAAGATAGTGTCAGCATTTATATTTATATTATTTGGAACTATAAAACTCTATCAACAGACACCAGAAAGATTTTTAAATACATATACTGTTTTGGGATTTTCGGCAATATTGTGTATAATTATAGCAGTACTTCTTAGGTCAGTATTTAAGTCTAGAAGAAATAGAATAACTTCATTGAAAGGGGCAGCAACATCCCTATATATACATACTACTTATTTAAAAAGAGCTGTCAATCACATGTGCCTTGGTACTGAAAGGTGCAAACACTGTCAGGGGATCAATTGCCCCATTGGATTTACTAAAGAGGTATTGAATGAGTCAGAAAAGACCCACAGATATAAAGTGTCTAAAAAGTTCAATATACTACCTAAAAATAATAAGAAGCCCTTTGAAAGATATGAAGCAATAAAAATATTGGCCAAGACATTGGGCTATATCGAACTATATAATGTGGGAAATGATGAGGACCATGTATTTAATAAGGCTAGGGAGGCAATGGAGATTATACTCTTTGACACCCATTTATACTTTTCAGGAGATATAAAAGAGTATTTGAATACCATAATAAAGCTCGATAATAAAGTAGGAAAAGAAGTAGAGATGTTAGTTAGTATTTAATAGCTACAGCTCTGAAGTACGGACTAGAAAGTAAGGAGATGGAGAAAATATGAAGGATATAGTACAATCAGTAGATAGAGCATTGTCCATATTAGAGGTTTTATCTGAGAATAGCTCAGGATTGGGAATAACAGAGATTAGCAAAAAAATAGATTTACATAAGAGTACAGTTCATAGACTATTGTCCACATTAATCTATAAGGATTATGTTGAACAGGATCATGAAACAAATAAATATAGGATAACATTAAAGGTTTTAGAATTGGGAAACAATAGACTTAAAGATCTAGATATAGTTACTGTATCTAGGCCTCATCTTACTGAGCTGATGAAAAAGACCAATGAAGTTGTACATTTAGTTATATTGGAAAAAGAAGAAATTGTATATATAGACAAAGTGGAGTCTGAAAATACTATTCGGATGCATTCCACCATAGGAAAGAGAAGTCCCGCATACTGTACTGCTGTAGGAAAGGCTATAATGTCCCATATGACAATGGAAGAGGTATTGGAAATATGGAATAATAGTCAAATAAAAGAGCATACCCAATATACTATAACAGGGGTAGATGAAATGAAAGAAGAGCTAAAAAAAATAAGGGAAAGAGGATATAGCGTAGATGATGAAGAAAATGAGATAGGAGTAAGATGTGTTGCAGCCCCCATATTTAATTGGAAGGGAGATGTAATTGCAGCCATAAGTATATCTGGACCTACCATGAGGGTTACTAAGGAAAAAGTGGAAGAGTTCTCTATATTAATAATTGAATATGCCAGAAGAATATCTTTGGAATTGGGATATAACAATAAATAAAAAAACAACTCTAAGTTTTGGATTTAATAGACGAAGCTTAGAGTTGTTTTTTTGAAAAACTTTAAAATACAAAGTATATAAGAGATATATTGAATAAGAACAATATAATTTGATTAGATAGTTTCTAATAGTCTTTGAATATTAAAGAAAAATTCCATATAATGAAACCAAAGTTTGAAATACGGAACAAAATAATAGGAGGGATTACTGTGACCCCAAAATATGAAACATTAAAAAGAATTTCTGATGTTGGAATAGTAGCTGTAGTTAGGGCTGAAAGTCCTGAAAGTGCAGAAAAGATAGCTAAGGCTTGTATAGATGGAGGAATTCCAGCAATAGAGATTACATTTACAGTGCCAGGAGCGGATATGGTTATAAAAGCTCTTAAAGAGAAATTTACTAGGGATGAATTGATTGTTGGAGCAGGTACAGTATTGGATAGTGAAACAGCTAGATTGGCCATATTGGCAGGAGCAGAATACATAGTAAGTCCTGCATTTGATATGGATACAGCTAAATTATGTAATAGATATCAAATACCATATATGCCAGGATGTATGACTATAACAGAGATGATTAGAGCAATGGAAGCGGGTGCCGATATAATAAAAGTATTCCCAGGTAGCGCCTTTGGACCAAGTATAATAAAAGCTATAAAAGGACCGTTGCCTCAAGCAGTACTTATGCCTACAGGAGGGGTAAGTTTAGATAATGTGGCAGAATGGATAAAAAATGGATGTGTTGCAGTAGGAGTAGGTGGCAAACTTACTGGTGGAGCAAAGACTGGAAATTATGATGAAATTACTGCAACAGCAAAGGAATTCATTAAGAAAATAAAAGAAGCTAGACAAGGATAAAGGAGGATACTTATTATGAAAAAAGTAGTGACTATGGGAGAAATAATGCTTAGATTATCTACACCAGGATATAAGAGATTTACACAATCTGAATCCTTTGATGTAGTATATGGTGGTGGAGAAGCCAATGTTGCTGTGTCCCTTGCCAATTATGGATTAGATGCCTATTTTGTAAGTAAGTTACCAGAAAATCCTATTGGTCAAAGTGCTGTTAATAGTCTAAGAAGATTTGGCGTGAATACTGATTATATAGCAAGAGGTGGAGATAGAGTAGGTATTTATTTCCTTGAAACAGGGGCTTCAATGAGACCTTCAAAGGTTGTATATGATAGGGCTCATTCTGCAATATCAGAAGCAGATGTAGAAGATTTTGATTTTGATGAAATATTTAAAGATGCAGAATGGTTCCATTTCAGTGGCATTACTCCTGCATTAAGTGACAAATCTGCTGAACTTACTTTGGCTGCTCTTAAGGCTGCTAAGAAACATGGAGTAACAGTGAGTGTAGACTTAAACTATAGAAAAAAACTGTGGAGTCCTGAAAAGGCGAAGAAAGTAATGACTGAGCTTATGGAATATGTAGATGTATGCATAGGAAATGAAGAAGATGCAGAGACAACTTTAGGATTTAAACCAGGAAAGACAGATGTAACTAAGGGTGAATTAGAGCTTCAAGGTTACAAAGATATATTCAAGCAAATGAAGGATAAATTTGGATTCAAATATGTAGTATCGACTTTAAGAGAAAGCTATTCAGCATCAGACAATGGCTGGTCAGCATTGATATATAATGGTGAAGAATTCTACCACTCAAGAAAATACGATATAAGAATCGTAGATAGAGTTGGAGGAGGAGACTCCTTTGCTGGTGGTTTAATATATGGTTTAGTTAGTGGAAAAGACTTTAAAGATGCATTGGAATTTGCTGTGGCAGCTTCTGCTATGAAGCATACAATTCCAGGAGACTTTAATATGATGAATGTAGACGAAGTGATGACACTTGTCGAAGGAGATGCATCTGGAAGGGTACAAAGATAAGATAGCTAAGATTCAAATTTTAAATATATAAAATCTTCCTCAAAATTTTATATAATATCTAAGGCCTTAAGAATATTCTTAAGGCCTTAGATTATTGGTGGAAAACAGTTATTAGTTATTAGTTCGTAGTTATTAGTTGATGGTGGAAATCCTGGGGATTTCTTCATTGAACTATTAACTATTCCATTTTCACATTATTTATGATATAATGATTTGATAGGTATAGTGTTTCCTTGGAAACCCACTTTTAAAAAACAAGGAGGAATTAGTATGAAAATTACAACTGAAAAAATAGTGAAGATAGGTGTTATAGCTGCAGTATATGCAGCAGTGACTATGTCATTACAACCCATAAGCTATGGGGCTATCCAATTTAGGTTATCGGAGATTATGGTATTATTGGCATTTATAGACCCTGTATATATTCCAGGATTGGTATTGGGATGTGCAATAGCTAATGTATTTAGTCCATTGGGGATTGTAGATGTAGTAGTAGGTACTTTTGCTACATTTTTAAGTGTGTATATGATAAG encodes:
- a CDS encoding D-glycero-alpha-D-manno-heptose-1,7-bisphosphate 7-phosphatase, which codes for MKEAIFLDRDGVLNDNKKPVNSPEDLVLYPNVKEALNKLQNAGYELFVVTNQGGIELGYISEKDLEKIHKRLLDELKQYCKITEIAYCPYYHKKSYDRKPQPGMILKLSKKYNINLKRSWMIGDMNTDVEAGIRAGCKTAKIGKNFHKADVVGKDLMEVVDRILT
- a CDS encoding bifunctional 4-hydroxy-2-oxoglutarate aldolase/2-dehydro-3-deoxy-phosphogluconate aldolase, which produces MTPKYETLKRISDVGIVAVVRAESPESAEKIAKACIDGGIPAIEITFTVPGADMVIKALKEKFTRDELIVGAGTVLDSETARLAILAGAEYIVSPAFDMDTAKLCNRYQIPYMPGCMTITEMIRAMEAGADIIKVFPGSAFGPSIIKAIKGPLPQAVLMPTGGVSLDNVAEWIKNGCVAVGVGGKLTGGAKTGNYDEITATAKEFIKKIKEARQG
- a CDS encoding IclR family transcriptional regulator: MKDIVQSVDRALSILEVLSENSSGLGITEISKKIDLHKSTVHRLLSTLIYKDYVEQDHETNKYRITLKVLELGNNRLKDLDIVTVSRPHLTELMKKTNEVVHLVILEKEEIVYIDKVESENTIRMHSTIGKRSPAYCTAVGKAIMSHMTMEEVLEIWNNSQIKEHTQYTITGVDEMKEELKKIRERGYSVDDEENEIGVRCVAAPIFNWKGDVIAAISISGPTMRVTKEKVEEFSILIIEYARRISLELGYNNK
- a CDS encoding QueT transporter family protein; the protein is MKITTEKIVKIGVIAAVYAAVTMSLQPISYGAIQFRLSEIMVLLAFIDPVYIPGLVLGCAIANVFSPLGIVDVVVGTFATFLSVYMISKSKNIFMASIWPVVMNGVFIGGELHFLLNLPFLESALYVAFGEFVVVALLGCPIFYYLLKRERLVQYLKFNLNISK
- a CDS encoding sugar kinase, which produces MKKVVTMGEIMLRLSTPGYKRFTQSESFDVVYGGGEANVAVSLANYGLDAYFVSKLPENPIGQSAVNSLRRFGVNTDYIARGGDRVGIYFLETGASMRPSKVVYDRAHSAISEADVEDFDFDEIFKDAEWFHFSGITPALSDKSAELTLAALKAAKKHGVTVSVDLNYRKKLWSPEKAKKVMTELMEYVDVCIGNEEDAETTLGFKPGKTDVTKGELELQGYKDIFKQMKDKFGFKYVVSTLRESYSASDNGWSALIYNGEEFYHSRKYDIRIVDRVGGGDSFAGGLIYGLVSGKDFKDALEFAVAASAMKHTIPGDFNMMNVDEVMTLVEGDASGRVQR
- a CDS encoding ABC transporter ATP-binding protein, which gives rise to MIQIESLYKNISDKEILKDINLNVKKGTILGLIGPNGSGKTTLIKCLTGIYKNDKGNIKIDDETVFENAKLKMKMGYIADENNFYKNFKVKNLIDFFKNAYSNFNIERFNELNRSFNIDTNKHIKNLSKGMKMRVSIMLNLSVMPHILIMDEPTSGLDPRAKRDVLNMVLEDVAERKTTVLISSHNLGELERVCDDIAIIDNGHIVFASSLDNMKKQIRKFQVVFRSSPPDNLKEWPEVLDVSQIGRVFYIVTNNYSVDFYNKLKNTNVEFIEEINLSLEDMFMYSTEGNLEVR
- the ileS gene encoding isoleucine--tRNA ligase, which codes for MAKFKELYNSSISESEKNISDFWNDIDILQKSIENRDGKEPFIFYEGPPTANGRPGIHHVMARTLKDSVCRYKTMKGYQVKRKAGWDTHGLPVEIEVEKKLGLSDKQDIENYGLAEFNKKCRESVFEYEGLWRKMTERMAYAIDLDNPYITLNNDYIESVWWILDKFNKEGFMYEGHKILPYCTRCGTGLASHEVAQGYEEIKTVTVTAKFKLKDKDEYFLVWTTTPWTLASNVALTVHPDVDYIKIAAQDEVYYVAKDLADEVMGDIEYKVLEEMKGKDLEYIEYDQIMPFVKPDKKAFFVTCADYVTTEDGTGIVHTAPAFGEDDYNTGVRYNLPVVQPVGEDGKYNDTPWKGMFVMDADIEIIKWLYEENKLFKKEKMAHNYPHCWRCKTPLLYYAKPSWYIEMTKLKDQLIKNNNEVEWYPDFVGEKRFGNWLENLNDWAISRSRYWGTPLNLWRCECGHVESVGSRKELVEKAVEDIDESIELHRPYVDDVHIKCSKCGGTMTRVPDVIDCWFDSGSMPFAQHHYPFENKENFDELFPADFICEGIDQTRGWFYSLLAISTFVTGKSSYKRVLVNDLILDKDGKKMSKSRGNTVDPFELFDKYGADALRWYLLYVSPAWTPTKFDEDGLKEVLSKFFGTIKNVYNFFALYANTDDVDPREFFIEYKDRPELDRWILSKYNSMVKAVTENLEVFDLTKAVRRVQDFVNEDLSNWYIRRSRRRFWDTDLDSDKKSVYNTTYEVLVGISQLVAPFAPYLSEEIYKKLTGETSVHLSDYPVAKKELIDTDLEYKMDLVRELVGLGRASRESVRIKVRQPLQKVLVDGKYEETISDVVPLIKEELNVKEVVFAKDLKQYMNFNLKPNFRVAGPELGPKIKVFSKVLASLDGSEVVPKIEAGEGIVVDLDGEEFKVTSEYVEVNITAKEGFNVSMDDNLFVILDTTLNEELLNEGFAREFISKVQQMRKNNGYEMMDNIKIYYHGDEDIVKAVDVYRDYIMQETLAVEVIEAEDSDFEKYNLNDHETGLKLEKVN
- a CDS encoding GntR family transcriptional regulator — its product is MINIDPSNSKPIYEQIVDSVKENILKGILQPQDKLPSVRNLSSQLLINPNTVSKAYSELERQKVIVTIKGRGTYVSKDYNPKMEEDRIVQLTKMIKKIIVEAHYIGIDKDRLLSIIDKIYGELEGN
- a CDS encoding TMEM165/GDT1 family protein yields the protein MGEIIKAFIFIFVAEMGDKTQILAMTFATKYSVKKVLLGVFLGSLLNHGIAVALGSYLSNKIPLNLVQLFAGILFIGFGLWTLKPEGDEDDQDAKGNGLGPVLTVAMAFFIGELGDKTQLTAMTLATESSYPLFILMGTVLGMVFTSSIGIFVGSKIGDKIPEIAIKIVSAFIFILFGTIKLYQQTPERFLNTYTVLGFSAILCIIIAVLLRSVFKSRRNRITSLKGAATSLYIHTTYLKRAVNHMCLGTERCKHCQGINCPIGFTKEVLNESEKTHRYKVSKKFNILPKNNKKPFERYEAIKILAKTLGYIELYNVGNDEDHVFNKAREAMEIILFDTHLYFSGDIKEYLNTIIKLDNKVGKEVEMLVSI